Genomic segment of Verrucomicrobiota bacterium:
TGCCGTGGCCGGTGCTGCCGAAGAAGCGTTGGCCCGCCATCAAATTCAAGGACAAACGCGGCATTACCCTGGCAGAGCATCTGACTATCGTTAGCCGTGAATTGAATCCTGAACGCAAGGCGTTTTACCAACTCGCGTGGCATTTGGGCGCGGCACAATCGGACATTGCATTTCTTGAGGCGGAGAACATTGATTGGGAACACAACGTCATCAGCTTCGCGCGTAAAAAAACCGGCTCGATTGCCTTGATGCGGTTCGATGAGGAAATGGCAGAACTTCTGCGTTCGTTGCCAGACAGCGGCCCGCTGTTTCCATATCTCCGAACGGTGCGGGCGGGCGACCGGGCGACGGAATTTCATCAACGATGTGTCGGCCTCAAAATCAAGGGCGTCACGTTGCACAGTTACCGATATGCCTGGGCGGAACGGGCGAAGACCGCCGGTTATCCCGAACGCTTCGCACAGGAGGCACTCGGCCACAATAGCAAGGCCGTCCATCGCGCGTACGCCCGCAAAGCCAAGGTGGAACTCCCATCGCTCGGAGAATATGAGCGGCAGCGAAAAATGTTTGCCGAAGGCAAGATTGCGGAACCCGTGGTGCAAATCGCCAACGCATAAGGAGGACGACATGCGTATCAATGGCCCTGAATTCTTGCAGCCGGTGTTTGATTTTCTCGACGGCATCGTTCGTGACTATGGCGACATCCTTTTCATGCTGTTCACGTATGCTGCGATTCCGTTCCTTATCGAAAGCTTTCGATAAGGAACGTTATGCAAAGGTGGGAGTTATGCGAAGTTCTCCGTTGAGCCAAGCAAGGCGAGGGGTGCAATCGTGGCGCGAATCGCCTCGTCGATTGTATGGCTCGGCTGCGCCTGTCAAGGTTGTCCGCAGAAGAGACGTGCGCTGCGCGCCGGGTTTCGTCTGGCGGCTCCACCTTGACAGTGCTCGCCGAGCCGGGGGAGCTTGGCGATTAGGATTTCGCGCCGGGACTTGTGGCCAAATGCTGAAAGTGAGATGATTGCGAATAAGCCGCCTGTTGCCGAAAAAGCGTTGCCGCTGGCTTGGCCTTGAGTTAAGAGGAAGGGTAGCGGCGTTATGCAAACTCAGCGGCATTTGCCGAGCGACGCGATCAAGCAATCCTCCAAGACAGTCCCAGCCCGCCGCCGAATCGCGGTCACCCGACTTTGCATAACTCCCCAGTCTCGACCAGGTCCAACGATTGCCCAGTTGATTGCCGAATATGACGGGCACATGGAGCGGGTTTGTGGTTTTGCTATCTCGACCAGGCGTCTGCGCCGACAACACGGCCGTGACCTGTTGAAATGGCGTTATGGCACGAGGCGAGTCCACCTGCTGCAGTTAAGCGCCAAAGATCTGACGAAGTTTGTAACCAGCCGGGTCCCAGACTTGTCACCGGGATCAAGGCACGTGATGACCGTCAGTCTGCGCAGTTTCTGTCGGTTCTTGGAGTTCTCAGGACGCATCCGAGTCGGGCTTTCTGGTGCCGTACCGCGTGTGGCAACTCCGCCACCCGCGCAACCTCCAAAGACGCTGGACTTCGATCAATGGCAAAGATTCCTATCACATTTTCCGCGGGTCACTGCCATTGGCAAGCGGGACTACGCTATTGCTCTCTGCCTGTCGAAGCTGGCGTTACGGTCTCATGAAGTAACCGCCTTGACTCTGGATGACATCAATTGGCGGGCAAGAGCGCTGCGGTTAGGCCGGACCAAGCAGCGGCGGGAACGGCTTTTGTCCATGCCCGACCCGGTGGCCAAGGCCATTGCGAGTTACCTCAAGCAGGGGCGTCCGCGCACCGCGAGTCGCGCACTCTTCGTGCATCACAAGCTTTATGTGGGGCGCCCGATTAGTACGTATTGCGTACGAGGCCTGATTCGGCGCGCCTTTGAGCGATGCGGGATTGCCGCCCGTGGAACTCACATCCTGCGGCACACGTGGGCCGCTTACGCCCACCGGCGCGGTGCCAGTCTTAAGTTGATCGCAGATGTCCTTGGTCACAGTTCCTTGCAAACCACGTTGCGTTACGCTCATGTCAACCTCGAAGAACTCCGCCAAGCCGCTCTGCCTTGGCCCAGTATAAGGAAATGAAACTGACGATGCTTTCCCGAGCACAAGCCTACCTCGCTTATCGCCGAGCCCTGGGCTTTAAACTCGACAGCGAAGGGTGCCGACTCCTGAACTTTGCTCGCTACGCCGATGGCTTGGGTCATCGCGGCCCCTTGACCACTGAATTGGCGATACGCTGGGCATGCTTGCCGCGAAAAGCAGAACGCCTTTATTGGGCTCGGCGCTTGGAGAGCGTTCGCAGATTTGCCAAGCACCTTCTACTGACTGAACCCAGAACTCAGGTGCCGCCGCGCCACCTGTTTGGCCCGGCCTATCGCCGCAATCCCCCGCACCTTTACAGCTCGGCGGAAGTTCAACTATTGCTACGCCGAGCCGGTCGTCTGAAGGGCGGGCTGCGACCGCGCACCATCCAGACCTTGGTCGGCTTGTTGGCCTGCACCGGACTGCGGATCTCCGAAGCGCTGAATTTGAAAACAAGCGATGTGGACCTGGAGCATTTGGTCGTGGTCGTTCGCGAGAGCAAACGTGGCAAGCGCCGGCTGGTGCCACTGCATCCGTCGACGCTTCCCCCCTTGCTGGCTTACGCACGTCGTCGACAAAAGCTTTTTCCGCTCGCGGAGCACTTCTTCGTTTCCAACCGCGGTA
This window contains:
- a CDS encoding tyrosine-type recombinase/integrase yields the protein MIAEYDGHMERVCGFAISTRRLRRQHGRDLLKWRYGTRRVHLLQLSAKDLTKFVTSRVPDLSPGSRHVMTVSLRSFCRFLEFSGRIRVGLSGAVPRVATPPPAQPPKTLDFDQWQRFLSHFPRVTAIGKRDYAIALCLSKLALRSHEVTALTLDDINWRARALRLGRTKQRRERLLSMPDPVAKAIASYLKQGRPRTASRALFVHHKLYVGRPISTYCVRGLIRRAFERCGIAARGTHILRHTWAAYAHRRGASLKLIADVLGHSSLQTTLRYAHVNLEELRQAALPWPSIRK
- a CDS encoding tyrosine-type recombinase/integrase, which encodes MKLTMLSRAQAYLAYRRALGFKLDSEGCRLLNFARYADGLGHRGPLTTELAIRWACLPRKAERLYWARRLESVRRFAKHLLLTEPRTQVPPRHLFGPAYRRNPPHLYSSAEVQLLLRRAGRLKGGLRPRTIQTLVGLLACTGLRISEALNLKTSDVDLEHLVVVVRESKRGKRRLVPLHPSTLPPLLAYARRRQKLFPLAEHFFVSNRGTGLTYTVVRRSFIQLRAGIPYSRRPPRLHDLRHLFACRVLQRWQASKRGAVHRLAILSRFLGHTQIRDTYWYFSAFPQLLTEALGHFKSPDHDHT
- a CDS encoding tyrosine-type recombinase/integrase, giving the protein MKNRYRVFRRGWGTYYCEDLVTKKQTTLKTRDKDEAYRLVAAQNENEDAPAFSLHLARVYWKAGDPVAAQRTWQHVMDEIPKLKTGETQHRWLTAIKDKAFASLRNLVVLETQAEHFLKVLENGSISTNIYLRRIHNFALDMNWLPWPVLPKKRWPAIKFKDKRGITLAEHLTIVSRELNPERKAFYQLAWHLGAAQSDIAFLEAENIDWEHNVISFARKKTGSIALMRFDEEMAELLRSLPDSGPLFPYLRTVRAGDRATEFHQRCVGLKIKGVTLHSYRYAWAERAKTAGYPERFAQEALGHNSKAVHRAYARKAKVELPSLGEYERQRKMFAEGKIAEPVVQIANA